Proteins from a genomic interval of Pseudomonas sp. RC10:
- a CDS encoding glutathione S-transferase has translation MTAITLHHFPLSGHSHRAQLMLSLLGLEPQIQFVDLANGAHKTPEYLAINAFGQVPVLEDGDTVIADSTAILVYLAKKYDTTGQWLPADAEAAAQVQRWLSVASGQIASGPARARLITVFGADFDPKDTITRAHAVLQVIEKQLNGREFLVTDHATIADVSAYSYIAHAPEGNVSLEAYPNIRNWLARIESLKGFVPMPTTKAGLVV, from the coding sequence ATGACTGCCATCACTCTTCACCACTTTCCGTTGTCTGGCCACTCTCACCGCGCGCAGCTGATGCTGTCATTGTTGGGCCTGGAGCCGCAGATCCAGTTCGTCGACCTGGCCAATGGTGCCCACAAAACCCCTGAATACCTGGCCATCAACGCCTTCGGCCAGGTGCCGGTGCTTGAAGACGGTGACACGGTCATCGCCGATTCCACGGCTATCCTGGTGTACCTGGCCAAGAAGTACGACACCACCGGCCAGTGGCTACCGGCCGACGCCGAAGCCGCTGCCCAGGTGCAGCGCTGGTTGTCGGTCGCGTCCGGCCAGATCGCGTCGGGCCCAGCGCGCGCTCGCCTGATCACGGTATTCGGTGCAGATTTTGATCCCAAGGACACCATTACCCGTGCCCACGCCGTGCTGCAGGTCATCGAAAAGCAGCTGAACGGCCGTGAGTTTCTGGTCACCGATCACGCCACCATCGCTGACGTGAGCGCCTACAGTTACATCGCCCACGCGCCGGAAGGCAATGTCTCACTGGAGGCGTATCCTAATATTCGCAACTGGCTGGCTCGCATCGAAAGCCTGAAAGGTTTCGTGCCGATGCCGACGACCAAAGCGGGTCTGGTGGTGTGA